Proteins found in one Hoplias malabaricus isolate fHopMal1 chromosome 17, fHopMal1.hap1, whole genome shotgun sequence genomic segment:
- the LOC136673338 gene encoding zinc finger protein 135-like — translation MEVPGLDEQDIPLWHQTVAWRWLYPDGVGLFGHAQVRLKRHPRLCVSCTNTSRPAAVFRRSPSRTPLRDQRRRNMDKTETHQCTECGKSFTLQRDLLEHERTHTGEKRFECSVCERSFSTKGNLKIHQRIHTGEKPYACTECGKSFSVKCHLTTHLRIHSGEKPYVCSLCGRRFSMTSGLKTHQLVHTREKPYECSECGKSFARKHCLEAHRRIHTGEKPYMCSLCGQNFSLNSHLKTHLRTHTGEKPYSCSQCGKSFARTTTLRIHERTHGVEKPYYCSHCGKCFTQQGNLQLHLRSHTGERPYSCSQCGKTFAHKSYLQIHARTHTGEKPYECTRCDKRFAEKSSLNQHIRIHTGEKPYECSRCLKRFTQKSTLKYHLRIHSRENPPSDTE, via the exons ATGGAAGTGCCTGGCCTGGACGAACAGGACATCCCGCTGTGGCACCAGACAGTGGCTTGGCGCTGGCTGTACCCTGACGGTGTGGGCCTGTTTGGCCATGCGCAGGTTCG ATTAAAGAGACATCCGCGGCTCTGTGTGTCCTGCACAAACACGTCGAGACCAGCGGCCGTTTTCCGGCGCTCTCCTTCACGAACCCCTCTCAGAGACCAGCGCAGACGGAACATGGACAAGACAGAAACCCATCAGTGCACGGAGTGTGGTAAGAGCTTCACTTTGCAGAGGGATCTCCTAGAGCACGAGCGAactcacaccggagagaagcgGTTTGAGTGCTCAGTGTGTGAGAGGAGCTTTTCCACAAAGGGTAATCTCAAAATACACCAGCGAATTCACACAGGGGAGAAGCCCTACGCGTGCACAGAGTGCGGGAAGAGCTTCTCTGTGAAGTGTCATCTCACAACACACCTGAGGATTCACAGTGGAGAGAAGCCGTACGTGTGCTCTCTGTGTGGCAGGAGGTTCTCTATGACCAGtggtctcaaaacacaccagctcgTTCACACCAGAGAGAAGCCGTACGAGTGCTCCGAGTGTGGGAAAAGCTTTGCTAGGAAGCATTGTCTGGAAGCACACCGGcgaattcacaccggagagaagccgTACATGTGCTCCCTGTGTGGGCAGAACTTCTCTCTGAACAGTCATCTCAAAACACATCTGAGAactcacaccggagagaagccgTACTCCTGTTCACAGTGCGGCAAGAGCTTTGCGCGGACGACCACTCTCCGGATACACGAAAGAACTCACGGCGTAGAGAAGCCGTACTATTGCTCACACTGTGGGAAGTGCTTTACTCAACAGGGAAATCTCCAGCTACATCTGAGGTCTCACACCGGAGAGAGGCCGTACTCCTGCTCACAGTGCGGTAAGACCTTTGCACATAAGAGCTATCTCCAGATACACGCGCGAactcacaccggagagaagccgTACGAGTGCACTCGGTGCGACAAGAGGTTTGCTGAGAAGAGCAGTCTGAATCAGCACATAcgaattcacaccggagagaagccgTACGAGTGCTCGCGCTGTCTCAAGAGGTTCACTCAAAAGAGCACTCTCAAATACCACCTGCGAATTCACAGCAGAGAGAATCCACCATCGGACACGGAGTGA